Proteins encoded by one window of Nisaea sediminum:
- a CDS encoding FAD-binding oxidoreductase has product MSAPRTTALSDAPYVPSPEESAAIARIKELLGPKGWIDNPADMEGNLIEDRGIYHGRALLVAKPATTEEVSGVLKLCHEAGIPVVPQGGNTSLCGASVPFETGNEIVLSLARMNRIRSIDPLNYTMTVEAGCVLQTLQEEASKADRYFPLSLAAEGSCMIGGNLGTNAGGTNVLRYGNARELTLGIEVVLPDGRIWNGLGSLRKDNTGYDLKDLFIGSEGTLGVITAAVLKLFPKPRDIRTAFCAVRDIDAALELLKRARTESGDSVETFELIPRLVIDLVLKHMPDCEDPLETRYDMYTLIELVTTRDNDDGIEERFESILGQAMEDGLILDAALAQNEHQRQEIWKLRENASESQKIEGASIKHDVSVPVASVPAFYKAAAEAVYKVNPDARIVAFGHMGDGNLHYNVQEPEGGDTKAFLKNWDAYNRAVHDVVVSFGGSISAEHGIGRLKREELAHYKNPVALDLMRTIKSAIDPKGIMNPGKVI; this is encoded by the coding sequence ATGTCCGCCCCGCGCACAACGGCCCTTTCCGATGCGCCCTATGTTCCGAGCCCGGAGGAATCCGCTGCCATCGCGCGGATCAAGGAGCTGCTCGGCCCGAAAGGCTGGATCGACAATCCGGCCGACATGGAAGGGAACCTGATCGAGGATCGCGGGATCTATCACGGTCGCGCACTGCTGGTCGCGAAACCGGCAACGACCGAGGAGGTCTCAGGCGTCCTGAAGCTCTGCCACGAGGCCGGCATCCCGGTCGTGCCGCAGGGTGGGAATACCAGTCTCTGCGGCGCATCGGTTCCGTTCGAGACGGGAAACGAGATCGTCCTCTCGCTCGCCCGGATGAACCGTATCCGCTCGATCGACCCGCTGAACTACACGATGACGGTCGAGGCCGGCTGCGTGCTGCAGACCCTGCAGGAAGAGGCGTCGAAGGCCGATCGCTATTTCCCGCTCAGCCTCGCCGCCGAGGGGAGTTGCATGATCGGCGGCAATCTCGGGACCAATGCCGGCGGCACCAACGTGCTGCGCTACGGAAATGCGCGGGAGCTGACGCTCGGCATCGAGGTGGTTCTGCCGGACGGACGGATCTGGAACGGGCTCGGCAGCCTGCGCAAGGACAATACCGGCTACGACCTGAAGGATCTCTTCATCGGCTCCGAGGGCACGCTCGGCGTGATCACCGCCGCCGTCCTGAAGCTCTTCCCGAAACCGCGCGACATCCGCACCGCCTTCTGCGCGGTCCGGGACATCGACGCGGCGCTGGAACTGCTGAAACGGGCACGGACCGAGAGCGGTGACAGCGTCGAGACCTTCGAGCTGATCCCGCGGCTGGTGATCGACCTCGTGCTGAAGCACATGCCGGACTGCGAGGACCCGCTCGAGACCCGTTACGACATGTACACGCTGATCGAGCTGGTGACGACACGGGACAATGACGACGGGATCGAAGAGCGCTTCGAAAGCATCCTCGGCCAGGCCATGGAAGACGGCCTGATCCTCGACGCGGCGCTGGCCCAGAACGAGCATCAGCGGCAGGAAATCTGGAAACTGCGCGAAAACGCCTCGGAATCCCAGAAGATCGAGGGCGCCTCGATCAAGCACGACGTCTCGGTTCCGGTGGCAAGCGTTCCCGCTTTCTACAAGGCCGCCGCAGAGGCGGTCTACAAGGTGAACCCGGACGCCCGCATCGTCGCCTTCGGCCACATGGGCGACGGCAACCTGCACTACAACGTGCAGGAACCCGAAGGCGGCGACACCAAGGCCTTCCTCAAGAACTGGGACGCCTATAACCGCGCCGTCCACGACGTCGTGGTCTCCTTCGGCGGCTCGATCAGCGCCGAACACGGCATCGGGCGGCTGAAGCGCGAGGAACTTGCGCATTACAAGAATCCGGTCGCGCTCGACCTGATGCGGACGATCAAATCCGCGATCGATCCGAAGGGGATCATGAACCCGGGCAAGGTGATCTGA
- a CDS encoding LTA synthase family protein, producing MTRGMRRLIWIGAAFFLVSMATRIGLALFSGQPFEAGQWVRIISVGSIYDLAVAPWLLLPWALYEAIMPDLARSGRLARWEALWAMVWAGLYLSLFAVTAIAEFAFWAEFASRFDFIAVDYLIYTHEVIGNIRESYPVALWFAIIAGGAGIVTWFSWPRMARATRSGLRARVGIVAALSAAAGGGAVFLDTDLADAAPNAFVAQLSSNGIYSLGHAYRHNQLDYDKYYPSLPLAEADSRIRRLVAQPNASFKQKSGIEREVSARVAGKDLNVVLISVESLSAEFLGRFGNGQNLTPELDRLAAAGLEFTRLYATGTRTVRGLEALSIGTPPTPGQSIVRRPNNNSLENLGEELGENGWTPYWIYGGYGFFDNMNAYFGSNGYKVVDRTDLEAAGLTPHAENIWGIADEDLFSLTIATLDRAHAEGQRFFAHVMTTSNHRPYTFPEDRIDLPQGKREGAVKYTDWAIGDFIRRSASKPWFDNTLFIITADHTSKAAGKTDLPLDRYHIPMIWYAPKVIEPSHMDRLMSQIDVGPSLMGWLGMSYSSRFFGYDIFALEEGRERAFISTYQKLGYLSDGRLVILDVNRPPEIAEGLPVTAGAGPSKSDDDLIADAIAWYQSASHYFRQGDLREDEKEGAS from the coding sequence GTGACCAGAGGTATGAGGCGCCTGATCTGGATCGGCGCAGCCTTCTTCCTTGTGTCAATGGCGACGCGGATCGGCCTCGCACTGTTCTCCGGGCAGCCCTTCGAGGCCGGGCAGTGGGTACGGATCATCTCGGTCGGATCGATCTACGACCTGGCGGTCGCGCCCTGGTTGCTTCTGCCTTGGGCGCTTTACGAAGCGATCATGCCGGACCTTGCCAGATCCGGTCGCCTTGCCCGCTGGGAAGCACTCTGGGCCATGGTCTGGGCCGGTCTCTATCTCAGTCTGTTCGCCGTGACCGCGATCGCGGAATTCGCCTTCTGGGCGGAATTTGCGAGCCGGTTCGATTTCATCGCGGTCGACTACCTGATCTATACCCACGAGGTGATCGGCAATATCCGCGAAAGCTACCCCGTGGCCCTGTGGTTCGCGATCATCGCCGGAGGGGCGGGGATCGTGACTTGGTTCAGCTGGCCCCGGATGGCGCGGGCGACCCGGTCCGGTTTGCGCGCGCGTGTCGGGATCGTGGCGGCGCTCTCGGCCGCGGCCGGCGGCGGGGCCGTCTTCCTGGATACGGATCTGGCCGACGCCGCTCCGAATGCTTTCGTCGCGCAGCTTTCGAGCAACGGCATTTATTCGCTCGGGCATGCCTATCGTCACAATCAACTCGACTACGACAAGTATTACCCGTCACTTCCGCTTGCCGAGGCGGACAGCCGCATCCGCCGCCTCGTCGCGCAGCCGAACGCCTCGTTCAAGCAGAAATCGGGCATTGAGCGCGAGGTGAGCGCGCGCGTGGCGGGCAAGGATCTGAATGTCGTCCTGATTTCCGTCGAAAGCCTCTCGGCGGAATTCCTCGGACGTTTCGGGAATGGGCAGAACCTTACGCCCGAACTCGACCGGCTGGCCGCGGCGGGACTCGAGTTCACCCGCCTCTACGCCACCGGGACCCGGACCGTCCGCGGGCTTGAGGCGCTCTCAATCGGCACGCCGCCGACGCCGGGCCAGAGTATCGTCCGCAGGCCGAACAACAACAGCCTCGAGAATCTCGGCGAGGAACTCGGGGAAAACGGATGGACGCCTTACTGGATCTACGGCGGCTACGGCTTCTTCGACAACATGAACGCCTATTTCGGCAGCAACGGCTACAAGGTCGTCGACCGGACCGATCTTGAGGCGGCGGGGCTGACGCCTCATGCGGAGAATATCTGGGGGATCGCCGACGAGGATCTGTTCTCCCTCACCATTGCGACGCTCGACCGCGCGCATGCCGAGGGACAGCGATTCTTCGCCCATGTCATGACGACGTCCAATCACCGTCCCTATACCTTCCCGGAGGATCGTATCGACCTGCCGCAGGGTAAGCGCGAGGGCGCTGTCAAATATACCGACTGGGCGATCGGCGACTTCATCCGCCGCAGCGCGTCGAAGCCATGGTTCGACAATACGCTGTTCATCATCACGGCCGATCACACGTCGAAGGCGGCGGGCAAGACCGACCTGCCGCTCGATCGCTATCACATCCCGATGATCTGGTACGCGCCCAAGGTCATCGAGCCGTCGCATATGGACCGGCTGATGAGCCAGATCGACGTCGGACCGAGCCTGATGGGATGGCTCGGGATGTCCTATTCCAGCCGCTTTTTCGGCTATGACATCTTCGCGCTGGAAGAAGGCCGCGAGCGTGCCTTCATCAGCACCTATCAGAAGCTTGGATATCTGAGCGACGGGCGCTTGGTCATTCTCGACGTCAACCGTCCGCCGGAGATCGCCGAAGGTCTTCCGGTCACCGCGGGGGCCGGGCCGTCAAAATCGGATGACGACCTGATCGCAGACGCGATCGCCTGGTACCAGTCGGCGAGCCATTATTTTCGACAGGGCGACCTTCGCGAGGACGAGAAAGAGGGCGCGTCCTAG
- a CDS encoding Hsp20/alpha crystallin family protein, producing MGEVTEKKVTEPARTYADPFTAFRAEMDRMFHNFLQTPTFSLPFAGSGNGMVVPSADMKEADGGYTLTAELPGIAEEDIDLSVANGMITIKGEKSEEKTDEKESYHLTERRYGAFQRSFRLPDNVDEAKIKASFDKGVLTVSMPKSKDGKHQERKIKIGA from the coding sequence ATGGGCGAAGTTACCGAGAAGAAAGTCACCGAACCCGCGCGCACCTATGCCGATCCCTTTACCGCCTTCCGGGCGGAGATGGACCGGATGTTCCACAATTTCCTGCAGACGCCGACTTTTTCTCTGCCTTTCGCGGGCAGCGGCAACGGCATGGTCGTGCCGAGCGCCGACATGAAGGAGGCCGACGGCGGATATACACTGACGGCCGAATTGCCCGGCATCGCCGAGGAAGACATCGACCTCTCCGTCGCAAACGGCATGATCACGATCAAGGGCGAGAAGAGCGAAGAAAAGACGGACGAGAAAGAAAGTTATCACCTGACCGAGCGCCGCTACGGCGCATTCCAGCGCTCCTTCCGTCTGCCCGACAATGTCGACGAAGCCAAGATTAAGGCAAGCTTCGACAAGGGCGTTCTGACCGTCTCGATGCCGAAGAGCAAGGACGGCAAGCACCAGGAACGCAAAATCAAGATCGGCGCCTGA
- a CDS encoding acyl-CoA dehydrogenase, which yields MTVYSAPLEDMRFTLRDIVGFDRIAALPGFSGSDNEIMEQILEEAGKLARDVLAPLNPVGDREKAQLENGVVRPVQGFADAYRQFWQGGWNAMPFEEEYGGQNLPISLTTAVWEMWNASNLAFTLCPLLTQAGIEALSKHASAEQKEKYLHKLVSGEWTGTMNLTEPQSGTDLGAIRTSSRRNGDHYLLKGQKIFITWGDHDMTDNIVHMVLARSPDGPPGSKGLSLFIVPKFLVNDDGSLGAHNDVRPVSLEHKLGIHGSPTCVMSYGDNEGAIAYLVGEENRGIEYMFVMMNNARLAVGLQGLAIAERAYQQAVAFSRDRVQSRAIQGSDGPVAIIQHPDVRRMLLGMKSQIEGMRALCYYTAAEIDRANREADPDEAAKAQRRVEILIPVVKSWCTDTGLAVTSTNIQIHGGMGFIEETGAAQHYRDARITTIYEGTNGVQAMDLIGRKVARDGGEAAAELFADIRADLEPLRGSDELAARALVKHMDAGLAAAEEAVQWLVATFAKDPGTAASGGVPFQNLMGLLCAGWLLARGVNAAAAQKAGANGDAAFLEAKLTTARFFADYHLSQAPSLLTQMTEAGESVMAMALDRF from the coding sequence ATGACCGTCTATTCCGCCCCCCTCGAGGATATGCGCTTCACGCTGCGCGACATCGTCGGTTTCGATAGGATCGCCGCCCTGCCCGGCTTCAGTGGATCCGACAACGAGATCATGGAACAGATCCTGGAAGAGGCCGGCAAGCTCGCGCGCGACGTGCTGGCGCCGCTGAACCCGGTTGGCGACCGTGAGAAGGCGCAGCTCGAGAACGGCGTCGTCCGCCCGGTCCAGGGCTTTGCCGATGCCTATCGGCAGTTCTGGCAGGGCGGCTGGAACGCCATGCCGTTCGAAGAGGAGTATGGCGGCCAGAATCTGCCGATCTCGCTGACCACCGCGGTCTGGGAGATGTGGAACGCCTCCAACCTCGCTTTCACCCTCTGTCCGCTTCTGACCCAGGCCGGCATCGAGGCGCTCTCGAAGCATGCGAGCGCGGAGCAGAAGGAAAAGTATCTGCACAAGCTGGTCTCCGGCGAATGGACCGGGACCATGAACCTGACCGAGCCGCAATCCGGCACCGATCTCGGCGCGATCCGCACCAGCTCCCGGCGCAACGGTGACCATTACCTGCTGAAGGGCCAGAAGATCTTCATCACCTGGGGCGACCACGACATGACGGACAATATCGTCCACATGGTGCTCGCCCGCTCGCCCGACGGACCTCCGGGCAGCAAGGGGCTGTCGCTCTTCATCGTGCCGAAATTTCTCGTCAATGACGACGGCTCGCTCGGTGCCCATAACGACGTTCGTCCGGTCTCGCTCGAGCACAAGCTCGGGATTCACGGCTCGCCGACCTGCGTCATGTCCTATGGCGACAACGAGGGCGCTATCGCCTATCTCGTCGGCGAGGAAAACCGCGGCATCGAGTACATGTTCGTGATGATGAACAACGCCCGCCTCGCGGTCGGCCTGCAGGGCCTCGCGATCGCGGAGCGCGCCTATCAGCAGGCCGTTGCCTTTTCCCGCGACCGCGTGCAGAGCCGCGCCATCCAGGGCAGCGACGGTCCGGTCGCGATCATCCAGCATCCGGACGTCCGGCGCATGCTGCTCGGCATGAAGAGCCAGATCGAGGGCATGCGGGCGCTCTGCTACTACACCGCCGCCGAGATCGACCGCGCGAACCGCGAAGCCGATCCCGACGAGGCCGCGAAGGCGCAGCGCCGGGTCGAGATCCTGATCCCGGTGGTGAAATCCTGGTGCACCGATACCGGCCTCGCCGTGACCTCGACCAACATCCAGATCCATGGCGGCATGGGCTTCATCGAGGAGACCGGCGCCGCCCAGCATTACCGCGACGCCCGCATCACCACGATCTACGAGGGCACCAACGGCGTCCAGGCGATGGACCTGATCGGCCGCAAGGTTGCCCGCGACGGCGGCGAAGCGGCGGCGGAACTTTTCGCCGACATCCGCGCCGATCTCGAGCCGTTGCGCGGCAGTGACGAACTCGCCGCCCGGGCGCTGGTGAAGCACATGGATGCGGGTCTCGCCGCCGCCGAGGAGGCGGTGCAATGGCTGGTCGCGACCTTCGCGAAGGATCCCGGCACCGCGGCCAGCGGCGGCGTGCCGTTCCAGAACCTGATGGGGTTGCTGTGCGCCGGCTGGCTGCTCGCCCGCGGGGTCAACGCCGCAGCGGCGCAGAAGGCAGGAGCCAATGGCGATGCCGCGTTCCTGGAGGCGAAACTGACCACGGCACGCTTCTTCGCCGATTATCACCTGAGCCAAGCGCCGTCGCTGCTCACCCAGATGACAGAAGCCGGTGAGAGCGTGATGGCGATGGCGCTGGATCGTTTCTGA
- a CDS encoding DUF924 family protein, translating to MRDIEQILSFWFEECTDKERFGKDPAFDATIRRRFGALVEEATQGRLTEWCDSTEGTLAYIILLDQFTRNIFRGSPTAFAADHLARAAAVRAIDAGVDARLENDRKTFLYLPLEHSEDLGDQERCVALFEAMGDAEKTDYAVRHRDIIQRFGRFPHRNETLGRKSTDAELAFLKEPGSSF from the coding sequence ATGCGGGATATCGAGCAGATATTGAGCTTCTGGTTCGAGGAATGCACGGACAAGGAGCGTTTCGGCAAGGATCCCGCCTTCGATGCGACTATCCGTCGCCGTTTCGGCGCCCTTGTCGAGGAGGCAACGCAGGGTCGACTGACCGAGTGGTGCGACTCGACCGAAGGCACCCTTGCCTACATCATCCTGCTCGACCAGTTTACCCGGAACATCTTCCGCGGCTCGCCAACAGCCTTCGCTGCCGACCATTTGGCGCGTGCCGCCGCGGTCCGGGCGATCGATGCCGGTGTGGATGCGAGACTGGAAAACGATCGCAAGACCTTCCTTTACCTGCCGCTCGAACATAGCGAGGATCTCGGAGATCAAGAGCGTTGCGTTGCGCTTTTCGAAGCAATGGGTGACGCCGAGAAAACAGATTACGCCGTTCGGCACCGCGATATTATCCAGCGTTTCGGTCGCTTCCCGCACCGGAACGAAACACTTGGCCGGAAAAGCACCGATGCCGAACTGGCCTTCCTGAAAGAACCGGGCTCGTCCTTCTGA
- a CDS encoding 2-hydroxyacid dehydrogenase, with amino-acid sequence MAEKPHVLIPAPYYKPAMDRLDEIATTHHLYSASDPKKMIADVAEKCVAFATFMKCEPSLMDQVPNAKLVANFGVGYDSIDIEEATARGVKVTNTPDVLNDCVADLALGLLISARRHIVHADSFVRAGEWPVKKVYGFVNKVHHSKVGIVGLGRIGEEIAQRCAGFKMEISYHNRSMKPDVPYRYYPDLVEMARDVEIMVVITPGGAATNNLVDEKVMEALGPKGLLVNVARGSVVDMDALIACLKDGRLGSAALDVFPDEPNVPEELFSMRENVVLTPHIASASHDTRMAMGMLVYDNLKAFFEGRELLTPVN; translated from the coding sequence GTGGCCGAGAAACCGCACGTCCTGATCCCCGCCCCATACTACAAACCCGCGATGGACCGGCTGGACGAGATTGCCACCACGCACCACCTCTACTCTGCATCCGATCCCAAAAAGATGATCGCCGACGTCGCCGAGAAATGCGTCGCCTTCGCCACCTTCATGAAATGCGAGCCGTCGCTCATGGATCAAGTGCCGAACGCCAAGCTGGTCGCCAATTTCGGCGTCGGTTATGATTCGATAGATATCGAGGAAGCGACCGCCCGCGGCGTCAAGGTAACCAACACCCCAGACGTGCTGAACGACTGTGTCGCGGATCTCGCGCTCGGCCTGTTGATCTCGGCACGCCGCCACATCGTCCATGCGGACAGCTTCGTGCGCGCCGGCGAATGGCCGGTGAAGAAGGTCTATGGCTTCGTCAACAAGGTGCATCATTCCAAGGTCGGGATCGTCGGCCTCGGCCGGATCGGCGAGGAGATCGCCCAACGCTGTGCTGGCTTCAAGATGGAGATCTCCTACCATAACCGCTCGATGAAGCCGGACGTTCCCTACCGCTACTATCCGGATCTCGTGGAGATGGCCCGCGACGTCGAGATCATGGTGGTGATCACGCCTGGCGGCGCCGCGACAAACAATCTGGTCGACGAGAAGGTAATGGAGGCGCTGGGGCCGAAAGGCCTGCTGGTGAACGTCGCCCGCGGCTCGGTCGTGGACATGGACGCGCTGATCGCCTGCCTGAAGGACGGCCGCCTCGGCTCCGCCGCGCTCGACGTCTTCCCGGACGAGCCGAACGTGCCGGAGGAGCTGTTCTCGATGCGCGAGAACGTCGTCCTGACACCGCATATCGCAAGCGCCAGCCACGATACCCGCATGGCCATGGGCATGCTGGTCTACGACAACCTGAAGGCCTTTTTCGAAGGCCGCGAGCTGCTGACGCCGGTGAACTGA
- a CDS encoding acyl-CoA thioesterase has product MTESADFNERDAASYRYWIEEKIRFADLDPVGHVNNNAIGVYLESARVTLFADAAGKMYGGREGRQSWVVARIEVDYLKEMHYPGTVRVGTRIEKLGNSSIVVRQGVFKDGELAGLARVIGVCFDMQERKSMRIPDGQREGLVALAGPVVQD; this is encoded by the coding sequence ATGACCGAGAGCGCGGATTTCAACGAACGCGATGCCGCCAGTTACCGTTACTGGATCGAGGAGAAGATCCGCTTCGCCGATCTCGATCCTGTCGGCCACGTGAACAACAACGCGATCGGCGTCTATCTGGAAAGTGCCCGGGTCACTCTCTTCGCCGATGCCGCCGGCAAGATGTATGGCGGCCGGGAGGGGCGGCAATCCTGGGTCGTCGCCCGTATCGAGGTCGATTACCTGAAGGAAATGCACTATCCGGGAACGGTTCGTGTCGGCACGAGAATCGAGAAACTCGGCAACAGTTCCATCGTCGTCCGCCAGGGGGTCTTCAAGGACGGCGAACTGGCAGGGCTCGCCCGGGTGATCGGGGTCTGTTTCGACATGCAGGAGCGCAAATCCATGCGCATTCCGGACGGCCAGCGCGAGGGTCTGGTCGCGCTCGCCGGTCCGGTGGTGCAGGACTAG
- a CDS encoding TRAP transporter permease, with protein MLNWLRGAKLVMSAVALAMVAYHIYTALFGAPDALTFRAVHVAFALVLAFLIFPARGTEIDKPDISGLLGAALSIVACGYILFAQEYIDNRMIMVDDLRGEDWVLGTLMIVLLLEATRRAVGLALPITAGVFLLYAATIGNADPAQLMEQLYLGTEGIFGIPVSVSATYVMLFILFGAMVERTGTGRLFMDFAMALAGHTAGGPAKVACITSGMFGTISGSAVANVMTTGTFTIPLMKRIGYPPAFAGAVEAVASTGGQIMPPIMGAVAFVMADFLGISYITVIGYALIPAVLYFLAVFMCVHFEARRLGMRGLPKADLPRLGQVLKERGHMFLPLVVICVFLFMGYSAPYSALAGIASVLISAALRKNTRSELTPKNVIEGFIAGARNTVTVALACGCAGIVIGVISLTGLGIEFTSLVLKVSQDTLILALIMTMCAGIILGMGLPTTPAYVVQVALLVPALVKLGVALEAAHMFALYFAILSAITPPVALAVYAANGLSGAKLWETGVAAVKLGATGYIVPFMFVFGPSLLLIGEPGTIVTTAVTAIIGVVCLSSGLAGFLVAPLQWWQRGVLVAAAMVLIKPGLTTDLMGFGMVALVFATNLAMKKRSEAAEAAPSTGKT; from the coding sequence ATGTTGAACTGGTTGCGCGGCGCCAAGTTGGTGATGTCGGCGGTCGCTCTCGCGATGGTCGCTTATCATATCTACACGGCATTGTTCGGCGCACCCGACGCACTGACCTTCCGCGCAGTGCATGTCGCTTTCGCCCTCGTTCTCGCTTTTCTCATCTTCCCGGCGCGGGGCACGGAGATCGACAAGCCGGATATCTCCGGCCTGCTTGGCGCTGCGCTCAGCATCGTCGCCTGCGGCTATATCTTGTTCGCCCAGGAGTACATCGATAACCGCATGATCATGGTCGACGATCTGCGCGGCGAGGACTGGGTGCTGGGTACCCTGATGATTGTCCTGCTGCTCGAGGCAACCCGGCGTGCGGTCGGTCTCGCTCTGCCGATCACGGCGGGCGTCTTCCTGCTCTATGCCGCGACGATCGGCAATGCCGATCCGGCGCAGCTGATGGAGCAGCTCTATCTCGGCACCGAAGGCATCTTCGGCATCCCGGTGAGCGTGTCGGCGACCTACGTGATGCTTTTCATCCTGTTCGGCGCCATGGTCGAGCGTACCGGCACCGGGCGCCTCTTCATGGACTTCGCCATGGCACTCGCCGGCCACACCGCCGGCGGGCCCGCCAAGGTGGCCTGCATCACCAGCGGCATGTTCGGGACCATTTCCGGCAGTGCCGTCGCCAACGTGATGACCACCGGCACTTTCACCATTCCGCTGATGAAGCGCATCGGCTACCCGCCGGCCTTCGCCGGTGCGGTCGAGGCCGTTGCCTCCACCGGTGGCCAGATCATGCCGCCGATCATGGGCGCAGTCGCCTTCGTCATGGCCGACTTCCTCGGCATCAGCTACATCACCGTCATCGGCTACGCGCTGATTCCGGCGGTGCTCTATTTCCTCGCGGTCTTCATGTGCGTGCATTTCGAGGCAAGGCGTCTCGGCATGCGCGGACTTCCGAAGGCCGACCTTCCGCGTCTTGGGCAGGTGCTGAAGGAGCGGGGACATATGTTCCTGCCGCTCGTCGTCATCTGCGTCTTCCTCTTCATGGGGTACAGCGCGCCTTACTCGGCTCTGGCGGGCATTGCCTCTGTGCTGATCTCCGCCGCGCTGCGCAAGAACACCCGTTCCGAACTGACGCCGAAGAACGTGATCGAGGGCTTCATCGCGGGTGCCCGCAATACCGTCACGGTGGCGCTGGCCTGCGGTTGTGCGGGTATCGTCATCGGCGTGATCTCGCTGACCGGTCTCGGCATCGAGTTCACCAGCCTGGTGCTGAAGGTCTCGCAGGACACGCTGATCCTCGCCCTGATCATGACCATGTGCGCGGGCATCATCCTCGGCATGGGCCTGCCGACCACGCCTGCCTATGTCGTGCAGGTGGCTCTGCTGGTTCCGGCTCTGGTGAAGCTCGGAGTGGCGCTGGAAGCGGCGCACATGTTCGCGCTCTATTTCGCCATCCTCTCGGCCATCACCCCGCCGGTCGCTCTCGCGGTCTATGCCGCGAACGGCCTCTCGGGGGCGAAGCTCTGGGAAACGGGCGTGGCCGCCGTGAAACTTGGTGCGACCGGGTACATCGTGCCCTTCATGTTCGTCTTCGGCCCGTCGCTGTTGCTGATCGGCGAGCCGGGCACGATCGTCACCACCGCGGTGACGGCGATCATCGGCGTGGTGTGTCTCTCCTCCGGACTGGCCGGCTTCCTCGTTGCGCCGCTCCAGTGGTGGCAGCGGGGAGTGCTGGTCGCCGCGGCCATGGTGCTGATCAAGCCCGGCCTGACGACGGATCTCATGGGCTTCGGGATGGTGGCTCTGGTCTTTGCGACCAATCTCGCGATGAAGAAGCGGAGCGAGGCGGCGGAAGCGGCGCCGAGTACCGGCAAGACCTGA
- a CDS encoding TAXI family TRAP transporter solute-binding subunit — MSSTVIRTLAAGVLAVGFAASAHAENIKLMTGPQGGSWYPLGGAIKNIVESNVSGSSVQVLPGAGIANVKAVEGGKADFGFANSVSTVDAINGKPPFTEKAVNVCNVATLYPQYFQIVALKDSGIGSPADTKGKALTTQKKGNTGEAITGHLLQAYGMSYDDMSRVSYGSYTDSVNQLKDGNSDWFTLGSTVPAGAIMDLASARDITIVPVPDDGLAKMKEINPGYQRIMVPAGSYPGQADAVPTIGYSTHIIARCDLDEQLVYDVLKNLAASVPDLANVAKAVGKADPKSMAVETGVPLHKGAMKFYKEKGVL, encoded by the coding sequence ATGTCTTCGACCGTTATCCGTACCCTTGCCGCCGGCGTGCTCGCCGTCGGTTTCGCCGCGTCGGCACATGCCGAAAACATCAAGCTGATGACCGGTCCGCAGGGCGGTTCCTGGTATCCGCTCGGCGGCGCGATCAAGAACATCGTCGAGAGCAATGTGTCCGGCTCCAGCGTCCAGGTCCTGCCGGGCGCCGGCATCGCCAACGTGAAGGCTGTCGAGGGCGGCAAGGCCGACTTCGGCTTCGCCAACTCGGTCTCCACCGTGGACGCGATCAACGGCAAGCCGCCGTTCACCGAGAAGGCGGTCAATGTCTGCAACGTCGCGACGCTCTATCCGCAGTACTTCCAGATCGTGGCGCTGAAGGATTCCGGCATCGGCTCGCCGGCCGACACCAAGGGCAAGGCCCTGACCACGCAGAAGAAAGGCAACACCGGTGAAGCGATCACCGGCCACCTGCTGCAGGCCTATGGCATGAGCTACGATGACATGAGCCGTGTCAGCTACGGTTCCTACACCGACTCGGTTAACCAGCTTAAGGACGGCAATTCCGACTGGTTCACCCTCGGTTCCACGGTCCCGGCCGGTGCCATCATGGACCTCGCCTCCGCCCGCGACATCACGATCGTCCCGGTTCCGGACGACGGTCTGGCGAAAATGAAAGAGATCAACCCGGGTTACCAGCGCATCATGGTTCCGGCCGGAAGCTATCCGGGCCAGGCCGACGCGGTTCCGACGATCGGCTATTCCACGCACATCATCGCCCGTTGCGACCTCGACGAGCAGCTCGTCTATGACGTGCTGAAGAACCTCGCCGCCAGCGTTCCGGATCTCGCCAACGTCGCCAAGGCCGTCGGCAAGGCCGACCCGAAGAGCATGGCCGTCGAGACCGGCGTTCCGCTCCACAAGGGTGCGATGAAGTTCTACAAGGAAAAAGGCGTCCTCTAA